The following coding sequences lie in one Methylosinus sp. PW1 genomic window:
- a CDS encoding ABC transporter substrate-binding protein, producing the protein MIKRCVIGASVAAILATTPAAAEPLRVKLGVLRQQHSSETLSILDLPAEDDTLAGALIGVADDNTTGRFTGQSYEAIDEKLAPGDDAVAAAQKLLDQGAVAILADLSADDLLHVADALRTRDALLLNVSAADDRLREEDCRANVIHVAPTRSMLTDGLAQYLVWKQWRRWLVIKGSHPADELLAAAYRASAKKFGAKIVDERVYVDTEGGRRSDSGSVQTQRLIPPLTQGASYDVLIAADESEVFGNYLPYRTFDPRPVAGAAGLVPTSWDASHEQWGAVQLQNRFRAQFHRGMNARDHQAWIAARMVGEAVTRAASADPKALRDYLLGPEFTIAAFKGVRLSLRPWNRQLRQPILLGDGRMIVSVSPQDGFLHQTSELDTLGVDKPETKCRLK; encoded by the coding sequence ATGATAAAGCGTTGCGTCATCGGGGCGTCGGTCGCCGCCATTCTCGCCACAACGCCCGCCGCCGCCGAGCCGCTGCGGGTGAAGCTCGGCGTGCTGCGCCAGCAGCACTCCAGCGAAACATTGTCGATCCTCGACCTCCCGGCCGAGGACGACACTCTGGCCGGCGCGCTGATCGGCGTCGCCGACGACAACACCACAGGCCGGTTCACCGGCCAGAGCTATGAGGCCATCGACGAGAAGCTCGCGCCCGGCGACGACGCGGTCGCCGCCGCGCAAAAGCTGCTCGACCAGGGCGCCGTGGCGATACTCGCCGATCTTTCCGCCGACGATCTTCTGCATGTCGCCGACGCGCTGAGGACGCGCGATGCGCTCCTCCTCAATGTGAGCGCGGCGGACGATAGGCTGCGCGAGGAAGACTGCCGCGCCAATGTCATTCATGTCGCGCCGACGCGCTCCATGCTCACAGATGGGCTGGCGCAATATCTCGTCTGGAAGCAATGGCGCCGCTGGCTCGTCATCAAAGGCTCGCACCCGGCGGACGAGCTGCTCGCCGCCGCCTATCGCGCCAGCGCGAAGAAATTCGGCGCCAAGATCGTCGACGAGCGCGTCTATGTCGACACCGAGGGCGGGCGCCGCTCCGATTCCGGCAGCGTGCAGACACAGCGGCTGATTCCGCCGCTGACGCAGGGCGCCAGCTATGATGTGCTGATCGCCGCGGACGAGAGCGAGGTGTTCGGCAATTATCTGCCCTATCGCACTTTCGATCCGCGCCCGGTCGCCGGCGCGGCGGGGCTCGTTCCGACGAGCTGGGACGCCTCGCATGAGCAATGGGGCGCCGTGCAGCTGCAAAACCGCTTCCGCGCACAGTTTCATCGCGGCATGAACGCGCGCGATCATCAGGCCTGGATCGCCGCGCGCATGGTCGGCGAGGCCGTCACGCGCGCCGCCTCGGCTGATCCGAAGGCGCTGCGCGACTATCTTTTGGGTCCTGAATTCACCATTGCGGCCTTCAAAGGCGTGCGCCTGTCGCTGCGGCCCTGGAATCGTCAGCTGCGCCAGCCTATCCTGCTCGGCGACGGCCGCATGAT
- a CDS encoding calcium-binding protein: protein MTTKFHIIALGAGLCFASAMVAQPVFAAPSPIKSFDTDNDGTLDLAEVSKAAAAVFDKLEKDNDGTVDRKEVGARISKKDFAAADPDDDKTLTKEEYLALVAKLFKAADKDDEGTLDAKELKSKAGQALLKLIR from the coding sequence ATGACGACCAAATTTCACATTATCGCTCTCGGCGCCGGACTTTGCTTCGCATCGGCCATGGTCGCGCAACCGGTTTTCGCCGCGCCTTCGCCGATCAAGAGCTTCGACACCGATAATGACGGCACGCTCGATCTCGCCGAAGTGAGCAAGGCGGCGGCGGCCGTCTTCGACAAGCTCGAGAAGGACAATGACGGCACGGTCGACCGCAAGGAGGTCGGCGCGCGCATCTCCAAGAAAGATTTCGCCGCCGCCGATCCCGACGATGACAAAACGCTCACGAAAGAGGAATATCTCGCCCTCGTCGCCAAGCTGTTCAAGGCGGCGGACAAGGACGACGAAGGCACGCTCGACGCCAAGGAGCTGAAGTCCAAGGCGGGCCAGGCGCTGCTGAAGCTGATTCGCTGA